The DNA region AGGCGAATACCGATTAGAAGTCCAAAAGGTTTTATCAAAACAATGTAGATTAATCTCCTTATAAGCCGTGCCTACGGATATATGCTCCATATAATCAATTTCTTTACCAAAGCCTATAAAACGCCAAGGAAATTTCGCATAACCTGAATTATCTATGACCCCATCTATCGCCCAAGGAGCGATTTTGCTTACTAAATGTGCTAAGTAGCCTCCGTGAGATGAGCCGATTAAAACAACTGGTAAATTTTTGACATTTTTACCCCCCCCCCCCCCCCCCTGTATTAAAAGGTGGATTTTTCTGCACATAAAAAAGAGCGTTTAAAATGTCAAGGGCGGACATAATGCCAAAATTATTATATTCATTTCTCGCAGGTTTTAGAGTGGCTGTAAGTGTGGGGTGAAAGCTATCATTAAGTCTTTTTTGCTGCTTAAGTTTAAGAATTTGTGCGTTGATGAGTTCTAAAAGTGCGGTAAGGGCTTCTTTGGAATTAATGGAGTCTAAAGGAGGCGTTTTAAAATGGATATTTTTACAAAACTCATCTATAATCATTTTATCGATTTCATCTAAGAAAAAATCTACTCCAGTAAGAGAGCGATTACCTATGCAGTGGTAATTCACGCTCACAACAGCTGCTTCAAATTCGTTTGCTACAAACCCAGCTAAATGCTCCCTATAATTCTCATCAGCATCCGCACCAAGCCCGGGAATGATGAAGATAAGGGCTTTAATTTCTTTTTCATCATCATAACAAAGCCTAAATTCCAGCTTACTTTCCCTCTTAATCCCAAGCTCTACATCATCACAGCTTTTAATCTTATAAGTTTTATCTACAAGCATTTTTTGCCTTTTGTTTTGAAATTTAGATTATTATACAAAAAAAACGATGAAAGGCTAGAAAAGATGATATGTCATATTGATGACTTTTTACAAAAAAGTGTGAAAAAATTCCCACAAAAAATGCTTTTTAAAGAAATGGGGGGAGTAAGTATCACTTATAAAGAATTTGATGATTTAAGTCAAAAAGTTGCAACTAAGCTTTTAAACACCTTAGCAAAAGAGCCTATTCAAAGTCCTATTTTAATCATCTTACCTAAAAGCATTAACACGCTTATTAGTTTTTTTGGCGTGGCAAAGAGTGGGAATTTTTATACACTCTTAGATGAAAAAATGCCCCTTGAAAGAATAGAAAAAATCATTAGTGTTTTAAAACCTAAGGCTTTCATCACTTCAAAAAGTTTAAATTACAAGCTTGATTTACCTACACTTTATACAGAAGATTTTGAAAGCTATGAAAGAGATGAAGAAGCTTTAACAAAGGCTAGATTAAGACATATTGATACAAATTTACTTTATGTCTTTTTTACAAGTGGTAGCACAGGGCTACCTAAGGGAGTAAGCATAAGTCATAAAAGTGTGATTGATTATGCTTTTTGGGTGAGTGAGGAATTTGAGTTTAGCGAAAGCTCAAATTTGGCTAACCAAGCCCCACTTTATTTTGACAATTCTATCCTTGATATTTTCCCTACTATTAAGGAGGGTGGCTCTGTGCATTTAGTGCCAAATTCACTTTTTGCCTTTCCGCTTAAGGTGCTTGAATACCTAGAAAATGAGGGGGTTAATACCATTTTTTGGGTGCCTTCAGTGCTAATTTATTTTGCAAATACACAGGCTTTAGAAAAATTTACACTCAAAAAGCTTAAAAAAGTGCTTTTTTGCGGAGAAATTATGCCTAATAAACAGCTTAATTACTGGAGAGCAAAGCTTCCAAACACCCTCTTTGCTAATCTTTATGGACCAACTGAAATCACTGATGTGTGTTGTTTTTATAAGGTAGATAGAGAATTTAAAGATGAAGAGCTTTTACCTATAGGAAAGGCTTGTAAGAATACAGAACTTTTAGTCTTTGATGAAAATAAAAATTTGATTAATGAAGTA from Campylobacter upsaliensis includes:
- a CDS encoding amino acid adenylation domain-containing protein, giving the protein MICHIDDFLQKSVKKFPQKMLFKEMGGVSITYKEFDDLSQKVATKLLNTLAKEPIQSPILIILPKSINTLISFFGVAKSGNFYTLLDEKMPLERIEKIISVLKPKAFITSKSLNYKLDLPTLYTEDFESYERDEEALTKARLRHIDTNLLYVFFTSGSTGLPKGVSISHKSVIDYAFWVSEEFEFSESSNLANQAPLYFDNSILDIFPTIKEGGSVHLVPNSLFAFPLKVLEYLENEGVNTIFWVPSVLIYFANTQALEKFTLKKLKKVLFCGEIMPNKQLNYWRAKLPNTLFANLYGPTEITDVCCFYKVDREFKDEELLPIGKACKNTELLVFDENKNLINEVGKKGELFVRGTSLSLGYYNDTEKTKAAFIQNPLHNNYLDLLYKTGDIVAYNEFGELLCYGRLDNQIKFKGHRIELGEIEAVLNSHAKIKNSACIFKDDKLIAFYESDEELDLKGFCKQKLPPYMIASSFVRVEKFALNANGKIDRKVLSDKI